Proteins found in one Cetobacterium somerae genomic segment:
- the pelF gene encoding GT4 family glycosyltransferase PelF produces the protein MAKICLICEGSYPYVVGGVSSWIQELVKSNEEHTFSIVCIIPNLDFAKIKYEIPKNIIEIKNIVLDKNYEISPFKVLKNRFDFKKLEGDIEKILNFNNTNSEEVIKIIEKISDKKYGNPLEIIINKSFWNSLLKYYNENYSKIGFNTFYWTYRNIFLNMISLSQETLPKADIYHPVATGYSGYISVVAKLKNGGSLLLTEHGIYPREREEEVIGAKWIEKDFKKIWIDFFYFLSRLTYDRCDKIISLFEYNRKLQIENGANFKKCEVIPNGIDIEAYEKVIREKREGFNIGSVLRVVPIKDVKMMLKGFKMALPKLRNTKLFLIGPIEENEEYYNECLELVENLDLKNYVIFTGRADVKEYYKFLDFLMLTSISEGQPLSILEGLACGIPFIATDVGNCREILKEKPEGEAGIIVPPTSYSDLGDSIVSLFQNREKIKEMGKNGKEIVKKYYSKKQFIDSYKRLYKELGE, from the coding sequence ATGGCAAAAATCTGTTTGATATGTGAAGGGTCTTATCCATATGTTGTAGGTGGAGTTTCCTCATGGATTCAAGAATTAGTAAAATCTAATGAGGAACATACATTTTCCATTGTATGTATAATACCAAATTTGGATTTTGCAAAAATAAAATATGAAATACCTAAAAATATAATAGAAATTAAAAATATAGTTTTAGATAAAAACTATGAAATTTCACCATTTAAAGTTTTAAAAAATAGATTTGATTTCAAAAAATTAGAGGGAGATATAGAGAAAATTTTAAATTTTAACAATACTAACTCTGAAGAAGTCATAAAAATTATAGAAAAAATATCAGATAAAAAATATGGTAATCCATTAGAGATAATAATTAATAAAAGTTTTTGGAATAGTTTATTAAAATATTATAATGAGAATTATAGTAAAATAGGTTTTAATACTTTTTATTGGACATATAGAAATATATTTTTGAATATGATTTCTCTATCTCAAGAAACTTTACCTAAAGCAGATATATACCATCCTGTGGCAACGGGGTACTCTGGGTATATATCAGTAGTTGCAAAGCTTAAAAATGGAGGCTCGTTACTTTTAACAGAACACGGAATTTATCCTCGTGAAAGAGAAGAGGAAGTTATTGGAGCTAAATGGATAGAGAAAGATTTTAAAAAAATTTGGATAGATTTTTTTTATTTTTTATCGAGATTAACTTATGATAGATGTGACAAAATAATATCTTTATTTGAATATAATAGAAAACTACAAATTGAAAATGGGGCAAATTTTAAAAAATGTGAAGTGATTCCAAATGGTATTGATATTGAGGCTTATGAAAAAGTTATTAGAGAAAAAAGAGAAGGATTTAATATAGGTTCAGTTTTAAGAGTTGTACCAATAAAAGACGTGAAAATGATGCTAAAAGGATTTAAAATGGCATTACCTAAACTTAGAAATACAAAACTTTTTTTAATAGGACCAATAGAAGAAAATGAAGAATATTATAATGAATGTTTAGAATTGGTTGAAAATTTGGATTTAAAAAATTATGTTATTTTTACTGGTAGAGCAGATGTAAAAGAATATTATAAATTTTTAGATTTTTTAATGCTTACATCAATTTCAGAAGGACAACCTCTTAGTATCTTAGAAGGATTAGCTTGTGGAATACCATTTATAGCTACAGATGTAGGGAATTGTAGAGAAATTTTAAAAGAAAAGCCTGAGGGTGAGGCTGGAATAATTGTTCCACCAACTTCATACTCAGATTTAGGGGATTCTATAGTTTCACTTTTTCAAAATAGAGAAAAAATAAAAGAGATGGGTAAAAATGGAAAAGAGATAGTAAAAAAATACTATTCAAAGAAACAGTTTATAGATTCGTACAAAAGATTATATAAAGAGTTAGGAGAGTAG
- a CDS encoding DUF2194 domain-containing protein — protein sequence MKSKYILGLVLITVFFFQELRIKNLEDLFNLKQIYNFNLPDPISGNLKIEKPEKYLILYGDGSEGSQDIKNGLEEIFNFSKVKYDSISISTDEVLDFSEYSLIILAVENYSGLLKENFLGIKNKIEKGGNLFITQRSYRSPFNQMAGIEKIGEFIETKSFNLKKDIFPGLKELKPGSIIFGSSGLKMDLKKDIDVIATTDTNEPLMWIRKYGEGKIFFSNTTLFQGKIFRGIMKQLIAYVEDVTFFPILNSKILQIDDFPSPIPVVQNEIIKKEYGMNTSEFFNLIWWQDMMGIAERQRLKMTGFIIIEYNDLTIKDKIVKVGKKTFDDLSKRGRELKSVGGELGLHGYNHYSLGLKKEIDYEDYGYTPWESIDAMKKGLIVAKDEIKNIYGENFNIYSYVAPSNLLPVSGKKAIVETFTKLKAFCGIFYGEHEPGLLLQEVGRDPDFKDIYSLPRMSSGFFYTDTIIWQIYNAIGAYGYLSHFIHPDDIMDKERGNGKSWEELKAEFEKIFSTVNSNYPVLKSQIQSEMTYDYSIIENIEVEYERKDNMVLVNIKNYRGKFDSHFKVKNKKIVKVLGGDFKFISTSENESFYIVTVKEPEVKIILEDL from the coding sequence ATGAAATCTAAATATATATTAGGTTTAGTATTAATAACAGTATTCTTTTTTCAAGAGTTAAGGATAAAAAATTTAGAAGATTTATTTAATTTAAAGCAAATTTATAATTTTAATCTTCCTGATCCAATATCTGGAAATTTAAAAATAGAAAAACCTGAAAAATATCTTATTTTATATGGAGATGGAAGTGAAGGAAGTCAAGATATAAAGAATGGTTTAGAAGAAATTTTTAATTTTTCAAAAGTTAAGTATGATTCTATTTCAATTTCTACAGATGAAGTATTAGATTTTTCGGAATATAGTTTAATAATTTTAGCAGTAGAAAACTATAGTGGATTATTAAAAGAAAATTTTTTAGGAATAAAAAATAAAATTGAAAAGGGTGGAAATTTATTTATAACTCAAAGATCATATAGAAGTCCATTTAATCAAATGGCTGGTATAGAAAAAATAGGAGAATTTATTGAAACTAAAAGTTTCAATCTAAAAAAGGATATATTTCCAGGATTAAAAGAGTTGAAACCAGGAAGTATTATTTTTGGTAGTTCTGGACTAAAGATGGATCTAAAAAAAGATATAGATGTAATAGCAACAACAGATACTAATGAACCACTAATGTGGATTAGAAAATATGGAGAGGGGAAAATATTTTTTAGTAATACTACACTATTTCAAGGTAAAATTTTCAGAGGAATAATGAAACAACTTATAGCTTATGTGGAGGATGTTACATTTTTTCCGATTTTAAATTCTAAAATACTTCAAATTGATGATTTTCCCTCACCAATTCCAGTAGTTCAAAATGAAATTATAAAAAAAGAATATGGAATGAATACTTCAGAATTTTTTAATCTTATTTGGTGGCAAGATATGATGGGAATTGCAGAAAGACAAAGGTTAAAAATGACAGGATTTATTATAATAGAATATAATGATTTAACTATTAAAGATAAAATAGTTAAAGTTGGTAAAAAGACATTCGACGATCTTAGTAAAAGAGGAAGAGAGTTAAAGTCAGTAGGTGGAGAATTAGGATTACATGGATATAATCACTATTCTTTAGGTTTGAAAAAAGAGATTGATTATGAGGACTATGGGTATACTCCTTGGGAAAGTATTGATGCAATGAAAAAAGGATTAATAGTAGCAAAAGATGAGATAAAAAATATTTATGGAGAAAATTTTAATATCTATAGTTATGTTGCACCAAGTAACTTATTACCTGTAAGTGGAAAAAAAGCAATAGTTGAAACATTTACTAAATTAAAAGCATTTTGTGGAATTTTTTATGGAGAACATGAACCTGGATTACTTTTACAAGAAGTAGGAAGAGATCCAGATTTTAAGGATATATATTCTCTTCCTAGAATGTCTTCAGGTTTTTTTTATACAGATACAATTATTTGGCAAATATATAATGCTATTGGAGCGTATGGGTATCTTTCTCATTTTATACATCCAGATGATATTATGGATAAAGAAAGAGGAAATGGAAAATCTTGGGAAGAGTTAAAGGCAGAGTTTGAAAAGATATTTTCAACTGTAAATAGTAATTATCCAGTTTTAAAATCACAAATTCAAAGTGAAATGACATATGATTATAGTATTATAGAAAATATCGAAGTAGAATATGAAAGAAAAGATAATATGGTATTGGTAAATATAAAAAATTATAGAGGAAAATTTGATTCACATTTTAAAGTAAAGAATAAAAAAATAGTTAAAGTCTTAGGTGGAGATTTTAAATTTATAAGTACTAGTGAAAATGAATCTTTTTATATTGTGACAGTAAAAGAGCCGGAAGTTAAAATAATATTGGAGGACTTATAA